In Colias croceus chromosome 19, ilColCroc2.1, the following are encoded in one genomic region:
- the LOC123700155 gene encoding fructose-bisphosphate aldolase-like has protein sequence MSTYFDYPAPEIQEELKTIIKAIIAPGKGILAADESTKTVGTRLATVGIENTEENRRKWRQLLFTADPVISENISGAILYPETLYQKADDGTPFVKLLEDRGIIPGVKVDTGLVPLFGSDDEHTAQGLDDLSKRCAKYKKDGCHFAKWRCVYRISETTPSYQAIMENANVLARFASICQGERIVPFIEPEVLTDGEHDLDRTQKVTEQVLAHLYKALSDHHVYLEGTLLKPNMVMAGRDCKIQYTPQDVAKATVTALLRTVPPAVPGVLFLSGAGQNEEQASVHLNAINTVDLKKPWTLTFSYGRALQASALRIWKCSDGNVPSAQEQLLKRAKANGLASLGKYVPGSIV, from the exons ATGTCGACTTATTTCGATTATCCAGCCCCCGAAATCCAGGAGGAACTAAAAACCATCATCAAAGCTATAATCGCACCTGGCAAAGGAATTCTGGCTGCTGATGAATCtacaa aaACCGTGGGAACACGTCTCGCAACTGTAGGAATAGAAAACACAGAAGAAAACCGTAGAAAATGGCGCCAATTGCTCTTCACTGCTGACCCT GTGATTTCTGAAAACATTTCTGGCGCGATCCTATATCCAGAAACGTTATACCAGAAAGCAGATGATGGAACGCCTTTCGTGAAGCTTCTAGAAGACCGTGGTATTATCCCGGGAGTGAAGGTGGATACTGGTCTTGTACCTTTATTTGGGTCTGATGATGAACATACCGCACAAG gtCTCGATGACTTATCAAAGCGTTGCGCGAAATACAAAAAAGATGGCTGCCATTTTGCAAAATGGCGGTGCGTATACAGAATCTCTGAAACGACTCCCTCCTACCAGGCAATCATGGAAAACGCGAATGTCCTCGCGCGTTTCGCTTCCATCTGCCAGGGCGAACGTATCGTACCATTTATAGAGCCTGAAGTTTTGACTGACG GGGAACATGACCTGGACCGAACGCAGAAGGTGACGGAACAAGTTCTGGCTCACTTGTACAAAGCTCTCAGCGACCACCACGTGTACCTCGAAGGAACACTGCTGAAACCGAACATG GTGATGGCGGGTCGCGATTGCAAGATACAGTACACCCCACAGGATGTTGCCAAGGCAACCGTCACCGCATTATTGAGGACTGTACCTCCAGCTGTGCCTg GGGTCCTATTCCTGTCGGGTGCTGGTCAAAATGAGGAGCAAGCGTCAGTACACCTGAATGCCATCAACACGGTGGACCTGAAGAAGCCCTGGACCCTCACTTTTAGCTACGGACGTGCGTTACAGGCCTCAGCATTGCGTATTTGGAAATGCAGTGACGGAAATGTGCCTTCTGCGCAAGAACAACTGTTGAAAAGAGCtaag GCAAATGGTCTCGCTTCTCTTGGAAAATATGTACCTGGCTCTATTGTTTag